A stretch of Prionailurus bengalensis isolate Pbe53 chromosome E4, Fcat_Pben_1.1_paternal_pri, whole genome shotgun sequence DNA encodes these proteins:
- the LOC122476482 gene encoding SLAM family member 9-like isoform X3: MGAHSEDPHLCWASRLLGFSSLVLSAFSTVINGSGTHGSQVEDSGNVVSLKGTQGGCVSFHVTRSPESLPGVTLEKISWGIKSESHNTIILLVSPGEDVPKWVNFQDKFEKRVHVLNTTTLRIDNLTLEDSGQYWARVSLTGGRETNWYFHLTVYEPVPRPQILAETPSITPDWCNVTLECHAPGTREDVNVSWESKGLPRELEQRGVPGPAPNPWTVALKLPLSQPSPSITCVVSNPGDRKTASWNLGEVCAHGPHGPDRSAHLPAILGALVVVLLILGAGLYLLCSRRRKQSLEPGRGRVRGNHISNRRHRSRQSTVRSATQARA; this comes from the exons GCGCCTTCAGCACTGTGATCAATGGTTCTGGAACTCATGGATCTCAAGTGGAGGATTCTGGAAACGTGGTTTCTCTGAAGGGAACTCAAGGAGGTTGTGTGTCGTTTCATGTGACCCGAAGTCCAGAATCACTTCCAGGTGTCACGCTGGAGAAGATTTCTTGGGGCATTAAATCTGAGTCACACAACACGATCATCCTGCTCGTGTCTCCTGGGGAAGATGTTCCAAAATGGGTCAACTTCCAGGACAAGTTCGAGAAGAGGGTCCATGTGCTCAACACCACGACCCTGAGGATTGACAACCTGACCCTTGAGGACAGTGGGCAGTACTGGGCTCGAGTCTCCTtaacaggaggaagagaaacgAACTGGTATTTCCACCTCACTGTCTACG AGCCCGTGCCCCGCCCTCAGATCCTGGCCGAGACTCCATCCATCACACCAGACTGGTGCAATGTCACCCTGGAGTGCCATGCCCCAGGAACCAGAGAGGATGTGAATGTGTCCTGGGAGAGTAAGGGCCTCCCCAGGGAGCTGGAGCAGAGAGGGGTCCCAGGACCGGCCCCCAACCCCTGGACCGTGGCTCTGAAGCTGCCCCTgagccagcccagccccagcatcACCTGTGTGGTCAGCAACCCGGGGGACCGGAAAACTGCCTCCTGGAATCTTGGGGAAGTCTGTGCCCACG GTCCACATGGGCCGGATAGGTCTGCCCACCTGCCAGCTATCCTGGGGGCTCTCGTGGTCGTGCTGCTGATCCTCGGAGCTGGACTGTACCTTCTGTGCTCACGTAGGAGGaagcagagcttggagcctgggagaGGCAG GGTTCGGGGGAACCACATCTCGAACAGGAGACACCGCTCACGACAGTCTACAGTGAGGTCCGCCACCCAGGCCAGGGCTTGA
- the LOC122476482 gene encoding SLAM family member 9-like isoform X4: protein MGAHSEDPHLCWASRLLGFSSLVLSAFSTVINGSGTHGSQVEDSGNVVSLKGTQGGCVSFHVTRSPESLPGVTLEKISWGIKSESHNTIILLVSPGEDVPKWVNFQDKFEKRVHVLNTTTLRIDNLTLEDSGQYWARVSLTGGRETNWYFHLTVYEPVPRPQILAETPSITPDWCNVTLECHAPGTREDVNVSWESKGLPRELEQRGVPGPAPNPWTVALKLPLSQPSPSITCVVSNPGDRKTASWNLGEVCAHGPHGPDRSAHLPAILGALVVVLLILGAGLYLLCSRRRKQSLEPGRGFGGTTSRTGDTAHDSLQ from the exons GCGCCTTCAGCACTGTGATCAATGGTTCTGGAACTCATGGATCTCAAGTGGAGGATTCTGGAAACGTGGTTTCTCTGAAGGGAACTCAAGGAGGTTGTGTGTCGTTTCATGTGACCCGAAGTCCAGAATCACTTCCAGGTGTCACGCTGGAGAAGATTTCTTGGGGCATTAAATCTGAGTCACACAACACGATCATCCTGCTCGTGTCTCCTGGGGAAGATGTTCCAAAATGGGTCAACTTCCAGGACAAGTTCGAGAAGAGGGTCCATGTGCTCAACACCACGACCCTGAGGATTGACAACCTGACCCTTGAGGACAGTGGGCAGTACTGGGCTCGAGTCTCCTtaacaggaggaagagaaacgAACTGGTATTTCCACCTCACTGTCTACG AGCCCGTGCCCCGCCCTCAGATCCTGGCCGAGACTCCATCCATCACACCAGACTGGTGCAATGTCACCCTGGAGTGCCATGCCCCAGGAACCAGAGAGGATGTGAATGTGTCCTGGGAGAGTAAGGGCCTCCCCAGGGAGCTGGAGCAGAGAGGGGTCCCAGGACCGGCCCCCAACCCCTGGACCGTGGCTCTGAAGCTGCCCCTgagccagcccagccccagcatcACCTGTGTGGTCAGCAACCCGGGGGACCGGAAAACTGCCTCCTGGAATCTTGGGGAAGTCTGTGCCCACG GTCCACATGGGCCGGATAGGTCTGCCCACCTGCCAGCTATCCTGGGGGCTCTCGTGGTCGTGCTGCTGATCCTCGGAGCTGGACTGTACCTTCTGTGCTCACGTAGGAGGaagcagagcttggagcctgggagaG GGTTCGGGGGAACCACATCTCGAACAGGAGACACCGCTCACGACAGTCTACAGTGA
- the LOC122476482 gene encoding SLAM family member 9-like isoform X1, with protein MGAHSEDPHLCWASRLLGFSSLVLSAFSTVINGSGTHGSQVEDSGNVVSLKGTQGGCVSFHVTRSPESLPGVTLEKISWGIKSESHNTIILLVSPGEDVPKWVNFQDKFEKRVHVLNTTTLRIDNLTLEDSGQYWARVSLTGGRETNWYFHLTVYEPVPRPQILAETPSITPDWCNVTLECHAPGTREDVNVSWESKGLPRELEQRGVPGPAPNPWTVALKLPLSQPSPSITCVVSNPGDRKTASWNLGEVCAHGPHGPDRSAHLPAILGALVVVLLILGAGLYLLCSRRRKQSLEPGRGSQEEHRDRFGGVHRAGKMSRDHRKQGSGEPHLEQETPLTTVYSEVRHPGQGLRVI; from the exons GCGCCTTCAGCACTGTGATCAATGGTTCTGGAACTCATGGATCTCAAGTGGAGGATTCTGGAAACGTGGTTTCTCTGAAGGGAACTCAAGGAGGTTGTGTGTCGTTTCATGTGACCCGAAGTCCAGAATCACTTCCAGGTGTCACGCTGGAGAAGATTTCTTGGGGCATTAAATCTGAGTCACACAACACGATCATCCTGCTCGTGTCTCCTGGGGAAGATGTTCCAAAATGGGTCAACTTCCAGGACAAGTTCGAGAAGAGGGTCCATGTGCTCAACACCACGACCCTGAGGATTGACAACCTGACCCTTGAGGACAGTGGGCAGTACTGGGCTCGAGTCTCCTtaacaggaggaagagaaacgAACTGGTATTTCCACCTCACTGTCTACG AGCCCGTGCCCCGCCCTCAGATCCTGGCCGAGACTCCATCCATCACACCAGACTGGTGCAATGTCACCCTGGAGTGCCATGCCCCAGGAACCAGAGAGGATGTGAATGTGTCCTGGGAGAGTAAGGGCCTCCCCAGGGAGCTGGAGCAGAGAGGGGTCCCAGGACCGGCCCCCAACCCCTGGACCGTGGCTCTGAAGCTGCCCCTgagccagcccagccccagcatcACCTGTGTGGTCAGCAACCCGGGGGACCGGAAAACTGCCTCCTGGAATCTTGGGGAAGTCTGTGCCCACG GTCCACATGGGCCGGATAGGTCTGCCCACCTGCCAGCTATCCTGGGGGCTCTCGTGGTCGTGCTGCTGATCCTCGGAGCTGGACTGTACCTTCTGTGCTCACGTAGGAGGaagcagagcttggagcctgggagaG GATCCCAGGAAGAGCACAGGGACCGTTTTGGTGGCGTCCACCGTGCGGGGAAGATGTCCCGAGACCACAGGAAGCAG GGTTCGGGGGAACCACATCTCGAACAGGAGACACCGCTCACGACAGTCTACAGTGAGGTCCGCCACCCAGGCCAGGGCTTGAGGGTGATTTAA